Sequence from the Candidatus Rokuibacteriota bacterium genome:
AGGTAGAAAGTTAGAGTTTTGGCCCTATTGACCGGAGCTTAGGCTACCCGGGGGGTCGATCAGAGCCACAGGGGAGATATGCCGACAATCAATCAGCTGGTGCGGCAGGGCCGCGAGGCGGTGCGGAAGAAGTCCAAGACGCCCGCCATGGAGGCTTGCCCGCAGAAGCGCGGGGTGTGCCTCCGCGTGTACACCACCACGCCCAAGAAGCCGAACTCCGCCCTGCGCAAGGTGGCCCGCGTGCGGCTGACCAACGGCCTCGAGGTCACGTCCTATATCCCGGGCGTCGGTCACAATCTGCAGGAGCACTCGATCGTCCTGATCAGGGGTGGCCGCGTGAAGGACCTGCCGGGCATCCGGTACCACATCATCCGGGGGTCGCTCGACACGGCCGGCGTCGCCGGGCGAAAGCAGAGCCGCTCGAAGTACGGCGCGAAGCAGCCCAAGGCCGGGGGCGCGGCGTAAATGCGTCGGGCAGGGGCGGCGAAGCGGGAGATCCTGCCGGATCCCAAGTACGGGAGCCGTATCGTAGCAAAGTTCGTCAACATGATGATGTACGGCGGCAAGAAGAGCACGGCCGAGAAGATCATGTACGAGGCCATGGGCGCCATGGAGGACCGGGCCAAGCAGGACGCGCTCAAGCTCTTCAAGGCGGCCGTGGACAACTGCAAGCCTGCGGTGGAGGTCAAGTCGCGTCGCGTAGGCGGCTCGACCTACCAGGTGCCGGTCGAGGTGCGCCCGGACCGACGGACGGCGCTCAGCATGCGCTGGCTGATCGGAGCCGCGCGGCGCCGCGCGGAGAAGAGCATGTCGGAGCGGCTCGCGGGCGAGCTGCTGGACGCGGCCAACAACCGCGGGACGGCCGTGAAGAAGCGCGAAGACACTCACAAGATGGCGGAGGCCAACAAGGCGTTCGCGCACTACCGCTGGTAGCGACCGAGATTCGAAGAGGGGGGCCGAAGCCTCGACCCCCCTCTTCTCTTGAGTAGCGCCGAGCAGAGGGGAAGGCAGCGTCGTGGAAGCGCAGTACCCGCTGGAGAAAACCCGGAATATCGGCATCATGGCCCACA
This genomic interval carries:
- the rpsL gene encoding 30S ribosomal protein S12, which gives rise to MPTINQLVRQGREAVRKKSKTPAMEACPQKRGVCLRVYTTTPKKPNSALRKVARVRLTNGLEVTSYIPGVGHNLQEHSIVLIRGGRVKDLPGIRYHIIRGSLDTAGVAGRKQSRSKYGAKQPKAGGAA
- the rpsG gene encoding 30S ribosomal protein S7; amino-acid sequence: MRRAGAAKREILPDPKYGSRIVAKFVNMMMYGGKKSTAEKIMYEAMGAMEDRAKQDALKLFKAAVDNCKPAVEVKSRRVGGSTYQVPVEVRPDRRTALSMRWLIGAARRRAEKSMSERLAGELLDAANNRGTAVKKREDTHKMAEANKAFAHYRW